TGTGGTTCCAGTGCTTTAACTTTGGTTCACTGGTGGCATTAAAAGCAGAGGACGCTGCATGATCGACTTTGGTAACTTTTATTCTCTGATTGCCAAAAATCACCTTTCGCACTGGCTGGAAACGCTGCCTGCACAGATTGCTAACTGGCAGCGCGAGCAGCAGCACGGGCTGTTTAAGCAGTGGTCCAATGCGGTGGAATTTCTGCCTGAAATTAAACCGTATCGTCTTGATTTACTGCATAGCGTGACGGCAGAAAGCGAAGAGCCGCTGAGTGCCGGGCAGATTAAGCGCATTGAAACCCTGATGCGCAACCTGATGCCGTGGCGCAAAGGGCCGTTCTCGCTGTATGGCGTTAACATTGATACCGAATGGCGTTCCGACTGGAAATGGGATCGTGTTCTGCCCCATCTTTCTGATTTAACCGGGCGCACCATTCTTGATGTCGGCTGCGGCAGCGGCTATCACATGTGGCGCATGATTGGCGCAGGCGCACACCTCGCGGTGGGGATCGACCCTACACAACTGTTTCTGTGCCAGTTTGAAGCAGTGCGTAAACTGTTAGGTAACGACCAACGGGCGCATCTGCTGCCGTTAGGGATTGAACAACTTCCGGCACTGAAAGCCTTTGATACCGTCTTTTCGATGGGCGTGCTTTATCATCGTCGTTCACCGCTGGAGCATCTCTGGCAGTTGAAAGATCAACTGGTTAATGAAGGTGAACTGGTGCTTGAAACGCTGGTTATTGATGGTGATGAGAACACGGTGCTGGTGCCGG
The DNA window shown above is from Escherichia sp. E4742 and carries:
- the cmoB gene encoding tRNA 5-methoxyuridine(34)/uridine 5-oxyacetic acid(34) synthase CmoB yields the protein MIDFGNFYSLIAKNHLSHWLETLPAQIANWQREQQHGLFKQWSNAVEFLPEIKPYRLDLLHSVTAESEEPLSAGQIKRIETLMRNLMPWRKGPFSLYGVNIDTEWRSDWKWDRVLPHLSDLTGRTILDVGCGSGYHMWRMIGAGAHLAVGIDPTQLFLCQFEAVRKLLGNDQRAHLLPLGIEQLPALKAFDTVFSMGVLYHRRSPLEHLWQLKDQLVNEGELVLETLVIDGDENTVLVPGDRYAQMRNVYFIPSALALKNWLKKCGFVDIRIADVSVTTTEEQRRTEWMVTESLADFLDPHDPGKTVEGYPAPKRAVLIARKP